In Bernardetia sp., one genomic interval encodes:
- a CDS encoding GAF domain-containing protein, whose amino-acid sequence MAETLIISETATKAEKYQELIPQIKGLTSIESDLTANLANIAAALKYGMGFFWVGFYRVETNNSTDFEKQTLVLAPFQGPLACTRIKYGKGVCGTSWKDKKTILVEDVEKFEGHIACSTDSKSEIVVPAFGKDGNVALILDVDSDKVNDFDETDKKYLEELMKIVEELI is encoded by the coding sequence ATGGCAGAAACACTAATCATATCAGAAACGGCAACAAAAGCTGAAAAATATCAAGAACTTATCCCTCAAATTAAGGGACTTACATCAATAGAAAGCGACCTTACGGCTAATCTGGCTAACATTGCAGCAGCTTTAAAATATGGAATGGGCTTTTTTTGGGTAGGTTTTTATCGTGTAGAAACCAATAATTCTACTGACTTTGAAAAGCAAACGCTCGTTCTTGCGCCTTTTCAAGGACCTTTAGCATGTACACGTATAAAATATGGCAAAGGAGTTTGTGGAACTTCTTGGAAAGACAAAAAAACTATTTTGGTAGAAGATGTAGAAAAATTTGAAGGACATATTGCGTGTAGCACCGACTCAAAATCTGAAATTGTAGTTCCAGCCTTTGGAAAAGATGGAAATGTAGCTTTGATTTTAGACGTAGATAGCGATAAGGTAAATGACTTTGATGAAACGGATAAAAAATACTTAGAAGAACTCATGAAAATTGTTGAGGAATTGATTTAA
- the serA gene encoding phosphoglycerate dehydrogenase, translating to MNPTTEKQKYFIIDFDSTFTKVEAMDELCQIALQNHPEKNNRLSQIQSLTDQAMEGNLSFRESLQKRIAILEANKKHLPELIEKLSEKVSESFKRNQTFFDTYKDTILIVSSGFKDFIVPIVKKYGVKSENIYANEFTFDENGEIKGFDTNNVLSEDNGKVKLLKKLNLQGDIYVIGDGYTDYEIKEAGLANEFYAFTENIKRDKVVDKADREAQNLDEFLYVNKLARNISYPKNRIKVLLLENIHQSAKEMMEKEGYQVELLSSALNEDELIEKIKGVSILGIRSKTNLTSKVIEHADRLLAVGAFCIGTNQIDLEACQERGIVVFNAPYSNTRSVVELAIGEMIMLMRGVPKSVMEMHTGKWNKSATNSFEVRGKKLGIVGYGNIGAQLSVVAEALGMKVYFYDIVDKLALGNATMCESLEELLSIADVISLHVDGRTENTNLIGKEQFDLMKEGVVFMNLARGQVVDIPALVENLKSGKILGAGVDVYPEEPKNNQEEFVSELRQIPNVILTPHVGGSTVEAQENIAQFVPNKIVDYINAGNTFSSVNFPELQLPKLQNAHRLMHLHKNVPGILAKINQIFATNEVNIVGQYLKTNENIGYVITDINQKYNEKVIEELKNIEDTIRFRILY from the coding sequence ATGAATCCCACAACTGAAAAACAAAAATATTTTATTATAGATTTTGATAGCACTTTTACGAAAGTAGAGGCAATGGACGAACTTTGCCAAATTGCACTACAAAATCATCCAGAAAAGAATAATCGTCTTTCTCAAATTCAGTCTCTGACAGACCAAGCGATGGAGGGAAACCTTTCTTTTAGAGAATCTCTACAGAAAAGAATAGCTATTTTGGAAGCTAATAAGAAACACCTGCCAGAGCTTATCGAAAAACTAAGTGAAAAAGTATCTGAATCTTTCAAAAGAAATCAAACCTTTTTTGACACGTATAAAGATACTATTCTTATTGTTTCTAGTGGTTTTAAAGATTTTATTGTTCCGATTGTAAAAAAATACGGTGTAAAATCAGAAAATATCTATGCAAATGAATTTACATTTGATGAAAATGGAGAAATAAAAGGTTTTGATACAAATAATGTCTTGTCAGAAGACAATGGAAAGGTAAAACTTCTCAAAAAACTCAATCTACAAGGCGATATTTATGTGATTGGTGATGGTTATACGGATTATGAAATCAAAGAAGCAGGACTGGCAAACGAGTTTTATGCCTTTACAGAGAATATCAAGCGTGATAAAGTAGTTGACAAAGCTGATAGAGAAGCTCAAAACCTTGATGAGTTTTTATATGTCAATAAACTAGCCCGTAATATTTCCTATCCAAAAAATAGAATCAAAGTCCTTTTATTAGAGAATATTCATCAATCAGCCAAAGAGATGATGGAAAAAGAGGGCTATCAAGTAGAACTCCTTTCAAGTGCTTTGAATGAAGATGAACTCATAGAAAAAATTAAAGGTGTTTCTATTTTAGGCATTCGTTCTAAAACTAATCTGACTTCCAAAGTAATAGAGCATGCTGATAGACTTTTGGCTGTTGGAGCGTTTTGTATCGGAACAAATCAAATTGATTTGGAAGCCTGTCAAGAAAGAGGAATTGTTGTCTTTAATGCGCCGTATAGCAACACAAGAAGTGTTGTAGAACTTGCTATTGGAGAGATGATTATGCTCATGCGTGGCGTTCCGAAAAGTGTAATGGAAATGCACACAGGCAAGTGGAACAAGTCAGCAACCAACAGTTTCGAAGTGCGTGGTAAAAAGTTAGGAATTGTTGGTTATGGAAATATTGGAGCACAGCTTTCTGTAGTGGCTGAAGCCTTGGGAATGAAAGTTTATTTTTATGATATTGTAGATAAATTAGCTTTAGGAAATGCAACGATGTGTGAATCTTTAGAAGAGCTTTTAAGCATCGCTGACGTAATTTCTTTGCATGTAGATGGGCGAACAGAAAATACAAATCTCATCGGAAAAGAACAGTTTGATTTGATGAAAGAGGGAGTAGTCTTTATGAATTTGGCTCGTGGACAAGTAGTTGATATTCCTGCCTTAGTAGAAAATTTAAAAAGTGGGAAAATCTTAGGAGCAGGCGTTGATGTTTATCCAGAAGAACCGAAAAACAACCAAGAAGAGTTTGTTTCAGAGTTGCGTCAGATTCCAAATGTAATCCTTACACCACACGTAGGGGGAAGTACGGTAGAAGCTCAAGAAAATATTGCACAGTTTGTCCCTAATAAAATTGTAGATTATATCAATGCAGGAAATACATTTTCTAGTGTTAATTTCCCAGAGTTACAGTTGCCAAAACTACAGAATGCACATCGTTTGATGCACCTTCACAAAAACGTACCAGGTATTTTGGCTAAGATAAATCAGATTTTTGCTACTAATGAAGTCAATATCGTAGGTCAATATCTCAAAACCAATGAAAATATTGGTTATGTAATCACTGATATAAATCAGAAATACAATGAGAAGGTCATAGAAGAACTCAAAAATATTGAAGACACCATTCGTTTCCGTATTTTGTATTGA
- a CDS encoding transposase, which yields MNNPNKKYRKSIRAKWWDYGWNGAYFITICTKEMQHFFGDIKDGKMILSNVGVIVDVLWHQIPLYHAFVELGEFVVMPNHIHGILILDKPKEIIEELEKDARMPVEKRLKEGQGKNTVSSIIGNYKSAVTKNVNRLGLASKWQFRFHDHIIRNEKSYQRISNYILTNVENWEDDKFFN from the coding sequence ATGAATAATCCAAACAAAAAATATCGCAAATCTATACGTGCCAAATGGTGGGATTATGGTTGGAATGGTGCATATTTTATTACTATTTGTACAAAAGAGATGCAGCATTTTTTTGGAGATATAAAAGATGGAAAAATGATTTTATCAAATGTAGGTGTGATTGTAGATGTTTTGTGGCATCAAATTCCTTTATATCATGCTTTTGTAGAGTTAGGCGAGTTTGTCGTTATGCCTAATCACATACATGGAATCCTTATTTTAGATAAGCCAAAAGAAATAATTGAAGAATTAGAGAAAGATGCTAGAATGCCTGTCGAAAAGCGTCTTAAAGAAGGACAGGGAAAAAATACCGTTTCTTCTATCATAGGAAATTATAAATCTGCTGTAACAAAAAATGTAAATCGGTTGGGATTAGCATCTAAATGGCAGTTCAGATTTCATGACCATATTATCAGAAATGAAAAGTCATACCAAAGAATTTCAAATTATATTCTGACAAATGTAGAAAATTGGGAAGATGATAAATTTTTTAACTAA
- the egtB gene encoding ergothioneine biosynthesis protein EgtB: MKTQILEKNTPTAIVPTNDQYLKTRQRTLSLCQDLEPEDFVVQPMVDVSPTKWHLAHTTWFFETFLLVPYLKNYQVFHKDYSFLFNSYYETVGKRVLRANRGNLTRPTTKEIYKYREYVDNSILLFFDELEKGNFDVETQAKIKKRLFIGLNHEEQHQELLVTDIKYVLGNNPLFPATKMPIQDFTIFVGSRHAFTSNEEEIQGNFIKIKEGIYQIGFNSENENDFYFDNEKGVHRVFVEEFEIAKNLVTNREYLEFIEAGGYQNFNFWFAEGWDFVKENNLEAPLYWFKENDEWLCYDFNNSENGLQKIDLDAPLCHISFYEAEAYAQFRNMRLPTEQEWEIANEFFEWGKRWEWTRSAYQPYPNFEKDEGALGEYNGKFMVNQLVLRGSSEATAPNHSRPTYRNFFHADKRWQYTGIRLVK; this comes from the coding sequence ATGAAAACACAAATACTAGAAAAAAATACTCCTACTGCCATCGTCCCTACCAACGACCAATATCTAAAAACTAGACAACGAACACTCTCCCTGTGTCAAGATTTAGAGCCAGAAGATTTTGTAGTGCAGCCGATGGTAGATGTAAGTCCTACTAAATGGCATTTGGCACATACAACGTGGTTTTTCGAAACGTTTTTACTTGTTCCTTATCTCAAAAATTATCAAGTTTTCCACAAAGATTATAGTTTTTTGTTCAATAGTTATTATGAAACTGTTGGAAAACGTGTTTTGAGGGCAAACAGAGGCAATCTGACACGACCAACGACGAAGGAAATTTACAAATACAGAGAATATGTAGATAATTCTATTTTATTATTTTTTGATGAGCTAGAAAAAGGCAATTTTGATGTAGAAACACAAGCTAAAATAAAAAAACGTCTTTTTATTGGTCTAAATCACGAAGAACAGCACCAAGAACTTTTGGTAACAGACATAAAATATGTGTTGGGAAATAATCCTCTTTTCCCTGCTACGAAAATGCCCATTCAAGATTTTACAATCTTTGTAGGTTCAAGGCACGCCTTTACCTCAAATGAAGAAGAAATACAGGGAAATTTTATAAAAATCAAAGAAGGAATTTATCAAATTGGTTTTAATTCAGAAAATGAAAATGATTTTTATTTTGATAATGAGAAAGGCGTTCATCGTGTATTTGTAGAAGAATTTGAAATTGCTAAAAACTTAGTTACTAATAGAGAATATTTAGAATTTATTGAAGCTGGTGGCTATCAAAATTTCAACTTTTGGTTTGCCGAAGGATGGGATTTTGTGAAAGAAAATAACTTAGAAGCTCCTTTATATTGGTTTAAAGAAAATGACGAATGGCTATGTTACGACTTTAATAATTCGGAAAACGGACTACAAAAAATAGATTTAGATGCCCCACTTTGCCACATCAGTTTTTACGAAGCCGAAGCCTACGCACAATTTAGAAATATGCGCCTGCCGACAGAGCAAGAGTGGGAAATTGCTAATGAGTTTTTTGAATGGGGCAAGCGTTGGGAATGGACACGCTCTGCCTATCAGCCTTATCCAAACTTTGAAAAAGATGAAGGGGCATTGGGTGAGTACAACGGAAAATTTATGGTCAATCAGCTTGTCTTGCGTGGAAGTTCGGAAGCAACTGCTCCAAATCATTCTAGACCAACCTATCGTAACTTCTTTCATGCTGACAAACGCTGGCAATATACAGGAATACGTTTGGTAAAGTAG
- the rny gene encoding ribonuclease Y, translating into MYLELTITAVVALIVGILIGRFLLIKVLAGLKEKADNEAKQILQTAKADAANLLKEKELAAKDHFLKLQADHQRESNKRQKGIASQESKLKKQEQRFQQIELKLKEKEVSINKEQELLNKELHKHQQRKDDLYKKMEAVEQKMEDAKRLEKEKIVLLEKVSGLSAEEAKNQLIESLEKEAQTLATAKIRQIMSDAELTATKDAKRLVLSTIQRTATEHAIENCVSVFHLESDDIKGKIIGREGRNIRALEAATGVEIIVDDTPEAITISGFDPVRREIARLSLHRLVADGRVHPARIEEVVAKTTEQLEEQIIELGERAVIELGIHGLHLELIKLVGKMRFRSSYGQNLLQHSKEVTRLCATMASEMGLNVKLAKRAGLLHDIGKVCTEDPDKPHAILGMELAERYGEHPEVCNAIGAHHDEIEMTSMLSPVIQACDAISGSRPGARRETMESYIQRLQDLENLATSYDGVNKCYAIQAGRELRVIVDSENVMDDKADEIAFKISQQIQTEMQYPGQVKVTVIREKRAVHYAK; encoded by the coding sequence ATGTATCTTGAACTTACCATTACGGCTGTTGTGGCTCTAATTGTAGGAATTTTGATAGGGCGTTTTTTGCTTATCAAGGTTCTTGCAGGTCTGAAAGAAAAGGCAGATAATGAAGCCAAACAAATTCTACAAACAGCCAAAGCTGATGCTGCAAATCTTCTGAAAGAAAAAGAATTGGCTGCTAAAGACCACTTTTTGAAACTCCAAGCAGACCATCAAAGAGAATCTAACAAACGACAAAAAGGAATTGCTTCACAAGAATCTAAACTCAAAAAGCAAGAGCAGCGTTTCCAACAAATCGAACTCAAACTCAAAGAAAAAGAAGTTTCTATAAACAAAGAGCAAGAACTTCTCAATAAAGAACTCCACAAACATCAGCAGCGAAAAGACGATTTATACAAAAAAATGGAAGCTGTGGAGCAAAAAATGGAAGATGCTAAAAGACTTGAGAAAGAAAAAATTGTTTTGTTAGAAAAAGTATCTGGACTTTCAGCCGAAGAAGCTAAAAATCAGCTTATTGAATCCTTAGAAAAAGAGGCGCAAACCTTAGCCACAGCTAAGATTCGTCAAATTATGAGCGATGCTGAACTTACAGCTACAAAAGATGCTAAACGCTTAGTTCTTTCTACTATTCAACGCACAGCTACTGAACACGCCATCGAAAACTGTGTTTCTGTCTTTCATTTGGAAAGCGATGATATTAAAGGAAAAATTATTGGTAGAGAAGGGCGAAATATCAGAGCCTTAGAAGCTGCCACAGGTGTTGAGATTATTGTAGATGATACGCCAGAGGCGATTACTATTTCTGGTTTTGACCCTGTCAGAAGAGAAATTGCTCGCCTTTCCTTGCATCGTTTGGTAGCAGATGGAAGAGTACACCCAGCAAGAATTGAGGAAGTTGTTGCCAAAACGACCGAACAACTGGAAGAACAAATTATTGAACTTGGAGAGCGTGCTGTTATTGAACTTGGAATACACGGACTGCATTTAGAACTCATCAAACTTGTTGGAAAAATGCGTTTTCGTTCGTCGTATGGACAAAATCTCTTACAGCATTCTAAAGAAGTTACTCGCCTTTGTGCCACGATGGCATCCGAAATGGGCTTAAACGTAAAACTTGCTAAGCGTGCAGGGCTTTTACACGATATTGGAAAAGTTTGTACAGAAGACCCAGACAAACCACATGCTATTTTAGGAATGGAACTCGCAGAGCGTTATGGCGAACATCCAGAAGTTTGTAATGCTATCGGTGCGCACCACGATGAAATTGAAATGACTTCGATGCTTTCGCCTGTTATTCAAGCCTGTGACGCTATTTCTGGGTCAAGACCAGGGGCAAGGCGTGAAACCATGGAATCTTATATTCAGCGTTTGCAAGACTTAGAAAATTTGGCTACCTCGTATGATGGCGTAAACAAATGTTATGCTATCCAAGCAGGGCGTGAACTTCGTGTGATTGTAGATTCTGAAAATGTGATGGATGATAAAGCAGACGAAATCGCTTTCAAAATTTCACAACAAATTCAGACTGAAATGCAATATCCAGGGCAAGTAAAAGTAACTGTCATTCGTGAAAAACGAGCGGTGCATTATGCGAAATAA